Part of the Hevea brasiliensis isolate MT/VB/25A 57/8 chromosome 16, ASM3005281v1, whole genome shotgun sequence genome is shown below.
CTCTTTTTTATGCACATTTCCATGCATGGCGAACCCAATGGAATGGGTATCTGGCAATGAAGTGGTCTATATATCTATTTATAACTCAACCTCTACTGCTGTTTGGCTTGATGGCATTGATGCTGTGTAGGGAAAATAGATAGAACCTAATTCAATTTCAAAAACAAGTTCAAAGAAAAAGATTGTCAAAGTTTTTATATATAACACTCTTACTTTATACCTGGTTGAATGCGGGATGACACTCCTCACGTCTCGGAGCGTGCAAGATTGAACATCTACAAATGGGTCAACATGGAGATAAGAGTCGGCTTTGATTCCATGTAAAGAAAATGAGTAAGGCATAATTCAACCCCAAAAGTTAATCAAAGAAAAAATCTTTATATTTAACACTCTTTCCTTATAGCCAGTCGGTCAGGACAAGATGAGAGCGAGCCAATTTCTGTCCAAAAATGGAAAGGTCAGCGCTGCATTTATATCATTTTCTTTCTGGCTTTCTACTCAAGAATAGATATTTTGAACCCTACTTATCCAACCCGATACTTATATCTTATCAAGGAGATATGAGACATCAAGATATGGCAATTCTCTGTCCCTCTTTCTGCTTTAGAATCTGTGGTTGATAGTTCCAATCTTATGAGAAATCCTTATCTATCAAAAGCAGCAAGGTGGGATGAATTTAGTGCGTATTTGGAGTGACAGAATTGAACTTATACAATGCAATGtgataaaatgatttttttttcatcattgtgttgaaattttatttaattacattacatgCATTTGCTAATACTAATTAATTTAGTAGCACTGAAGTCATTTTTAATGAGATTGAAGATGCAGCAGCAATGACACTAATGCTGTCACATTAAAAATATTTTGTTTAGATTTTTGTTGCTATAAATCTGTTGTACTTTTTGACAGAAAAGTATGTTCAAATTTTGAACTAGTGAACCAGCTTGTTTTAGGCATGGTCTTAAGTAACATGTTTGCTTAATTTAAGGGAAGTTGGTGTTGACTGTTTGTAAAAGCAAATTTTTTGTATTGTCTATATAAAGCAATGAAAATATAGAGACTTTGATCTCTTCTTCCAAAAAATCTTTCTAATCTGTATTTTTTCTACAGTccaacaagtggtatcagagccatctcTGATCTTTGAGAGGCCTGAATAGTGAGTGACAAAAGAGAGAAAACCAGTCAGGTTCCCTCACACAAACTAAAAACCATTTCAACCCCATTTGTTATGGCTGCTAGCAGCTTTGGAACTGGTCCACCACCAGTGTTTGATGGTCAAAATTATCAGCTTTGGGCTGTAAAAATGAAGACCTATCTAAGAGGTTTTGATCTCTGGGAAGTAGTGGAGACCGAAAATTGTCCTCCACCATTGAGAGCCAACCCCACTGTGACTCAGCTGAAGCACTATGCAGAAGAGAGTGCTAAGAAATACAAGTCCTTGTCCATCATTCATGCTGCAGTGATAGAGACAATTTTCACAAGAATTATGGCTTGTGATACGAGCAAGGAAGCTTGGGACAGATTACAAGAAGAGTTTCAAGGAAGTGAAAAGACTAAGCAAATGCAAGTTTTAAACTTGAGAAGAGAATATGAGCTATTGAAAATGAAGGAGAGTGAACCAGTAAAGGAATACACTGATAGGCTCATGAAAATAGTAAATCGAATCAGGTTGCTTGGGGAAGATTTGCTAGAAAAGAGGGTGATTGAAAAGGTGTTAGTGAGCTTGCCAGAAAAATTTGAGTCTAAAATTTCCTCCTTGGAAGACTCAAAAGATTCATTTGAGATATCTTTAGCTGAGTTGGTGAATTCCTTACAAGCTGTAGAGCAGAGGAAGGCTTACAGACTTGAAGATATAAATGAAAGTGCTCTACTTGCTAGTCAAAAGGGCATAGCTTAGTTAAGAGGAGGTGGAAAGAAGCCTGCTGGTTATAAAAAGGAAAATGAGAAGAAAGATTATCAAGGCAACAAAGGGAAGGGCAGAAAAGGAAAGCACCAGCCTTGTACACATTGCAACAAAAAGGGACATTCTGAAAATTACTGTTGGTATAGGCCTGGAGTGCAATGCAGATCATGCAAGCAGTTTGGGCATGTTGAAAAAGTGTACAAGACCAAATCTGACCAACAAACTCAGCAAGCTCAAGTTGCTGAAACATCTGACATGGAGGAAAGTGGTTTTATGGCCATTAAATGTGAAAGAAAATGTGCAGCACAAAGTCCAGAATCATGGCTAATTGATAGTGAATGTACACACCACATGATCTCCTATGCAAAGTCATTCACAACTCTTGACAGAAGCTATTTATCTTGGGTTAAAATTGGAGATGGAAGCTATGTAGAAGTAAAAGGGAAAGGAGATGTTGCTGTTAAGACTTATTCAGGTACGAGAATTATTTCATATGTGTTGTTTGTTCCTGAAATAAGTCAAAATCTCTTTAGTGTTGGTCAGTTGCTTGAAAAGCAGTATAATTTGCACTTTTATGATAATAAGTGTGATGTATTTGATAAATATGGTGCAAAGTTGCTGTCAGTTGCAATGATTGATAGGAGTTTTCTTGTGAATTGGAAAAAAACTCAAAAGCATGCTCTTACCTCTGCCCTAGATGAGACTAATCTCTGGCATAGAAGATTTGGCCACTTTAATTATGCATCATTAAAGCATATGCACAATAAGAGTTTGGTGAATGGTATGCCTGCTGTGTATGACTCTATTGATGTGTGTGGGATCTGTCAAAAAGGGAAGCAAAGTAGTCAAGCATTCCCAACAAATCAAGCTTGGAGAGCATCTGATAAACTCCAGCTTGTTCATACTGATGTGTGTGGCCCTATGAGGACACCTTCTCTTAATGGAAGCAAGTATTTCTTgctatttattgatgattacagTAGAATGTGCTGGGTGTTCTTTTTAAAATTGAAGTCTGAGGTGTTCTTTAACTTTCAAAGATTTAAGTCTTTGGTGGAGAATCAATGCAACAAGAAAATCAAGGTGGTGAGATCAGATAATGGGGCTGAGTTTACTTCATATGAATTTGAGAAGTTTCTTCAAATGGCTGGTATTCTTCATCAATTAACAGTTCCATATACTCCACAGCAAAATGGAGTGTGTGAAAGAAAAAATAGGTCAGTCATGAATATGGCCAGATGTTTGTTATTTGAGAAGCAGCTTCCAAGAAGATTTTGGGCAGAATCAGTCAACACTTCAGTGTACTTGCTTAATAGGCTACCAACTAAAGCTTTGAAAGATAAAACTCCATATGAGATGTGGTTTGGAGTTAAGCCTTCTGTTAAGCATCTTAGGATCTTTGGTTGTTTATGCTATATCCAAGTTCCTGAGGTGAAAAGAGATAAATTAAATGAAAGAGCTGAAGTTGGTGTCTTTGTTGGCTATAGCAATCAATCAAAAGGCTATAGAGTATGGAATTTGAAGTCTGAAAAAATTATTGTGAGAAGAAATATCAAGTTTGCAGAGGAAGCTTCTTGGGATTGGGAGAAGTCTGTTGTTGTCCCTTCCAAACAAATTTCAATTGACAATGTTACTCAAGAACCACAAGCAACTGATGAAGGCGAAGGCTATGATTCAGAAGATGTTGATGATGAAGCTATTAGAGGAACAAGAAGCTTGACTGATATATACAACAGATGCAATCTAGCTATAAGTGAACCAGTCAATTATGAGGAAGCAAAAAAATCTCAGGAATGGAGAGCAGCAATGCAAGaggagtttgatgtgatttgcaAAAATAATACATGGTGCGTTGTTGATAGACCAGCTCGAAAAAGCGTCATTGGTGTTAAATGGGTTTATAGGCTGAAGTTAAATCCTAATGGTACCATTAATAAGTATAAAGCTAGGGTTGTTGTAAAGGGTTACTCTCAGCAATATGGATGGGATTTTGTAGAAACATTTGCACCAGTGGCCAGATTTGACACTATCAGATTGCTTATTGCTCTTGCAGCTCATAAGTGTTGGGATGTTTTTCAATTGGATGTAAAATCTGCCTTCTTGAATGGTCACTTACAGAAAGAGATTTTTATTGAGCAACCTGAAGGCTTCATACAAAAAGGGAGTGAGGAAAAGGTTTATTTGTTGAAGAAGGCCTTATATGGCCTAAAACAAGCACCAAGAGCCTGGTATTGCAGAGTTGATGAGCATCTAAAGAAGTTGGGGTTCATCAAGAGCTGTAATGAGGCTACATTGTTTGTAAAGGAGAAGAATAGGGATTTATTGATTGTTTCcatttatgttgatgatttgcTGATCACTGGAAGCAATTATGAGATGGTGAATCAATTTAAAGAGGAAATGAAGAGTGCTTTTAAAATGAATGATTTGGGAAAATTTTCATACTTTTTGGGAATTGAAATTTCTCAGTCAAAGCAAGGTTTTTTCTTGTGTCAAAAGAAGTATTTGATGGAAGTCTTGGTGAAGTTTGGGATGCAAAATTGTAAAGAAGTTAACACTCCTCTAGTTCCTAATGAGAAATTAAGCATCATAGATACAGGGAAGAAGGTTAATGCAAGTGTGTATAGAAGTCTTATTGGCTGCCTTCTTTATTTGTTAGTGACCAGACCTGATGTAATGTATGCAATTAGCATGCTTTCATGATTTATGCAAGCTCCAAGTGAGTGTCATTTCAGAGCTACAAAGAGGGTTTTAAGATACTTGAAGGGCACAGCAGATTATGGAATCCTTTATAGAAGGAATTGTGAAGTGAAGTTAAAAGGATTTACAAATAGTGATTGGGCTGGTTCCATTGATGACATGAAGAGTACATCAGGTTCCTGTTTTACTCTTGGATCTAGAATGGTGAGCTGGAGTTCCAAGAAGCAAGAAACAGTAGCTCAATCCATTGCGACGAGTACATTCTTCGCTACATCAGTGATGAATCAAGCCATATGGTTGAGGAAAATGCTAGTGgatttgaagtgttatgagttGCATGCTACTGAAATCTTATCTGATAGCAAGTCTGCTATGGCCATGGTGAAAAATCCTATTTTTCATGGAAAGACAAAGCATATAAAGATCAAATATCATTTCTTGAGGGAAGTTGAAAGAGAAGGTGAAGTTCAACTCATCCATTGCAGCTTTAAAGATCAAGTTGCTGATATACTAACCAAAGGTTTGCAGAAGTCCAGATTTGAAGATATGAGAGAAAGGCTTGGAGTTCAAAGCAGCATCAGTGTCAAGGAGGAGTGAAGATGCAGCAGCAGTGAAACTAATGCTGTcgcattaaaaatattttatttagatttttgtTGCTATAAATCTGTTGtactttttgatagaaaagtaTGTTCAAATTTTGAACTAGTGAACCAGCTTGTTTTAAGCATGGTCTTAAGTAACATGTTTGCTTAATTTAAGGGAAGTTGGTGTTGACTATTTGTAAAAGCAAATTTTTTGTATTGTCTATATAAAGCAATGAAAATATAGAGACTTCGATCTCTTCTTCCAAAAAATCTTTCTTCTCTGTATTTTTTCTACAGTCCAAAAGAGATAACAAGTAAGTCACAAcgaagttaatttaaaaaaaaaaaagccaaattgAACTTACACAATGCTATGTCGTTTTGCCTGTGCATAAAGTCGTCACACTATCCTTCTCAGTTCACACTCTCTTTCTCAATTCATATGTTCACGTTCTCCTCTCTGCTCTTTCACTATCCCACTACTGCCTTGTCCATCTACCTTTAATCTCGCCAGCACATATTGCACAGAGCGGTTTATCTATCAGATATAGCTAATATATGATAGCTTATTATAACTGATATATCTTAAATGATTGTTTAAATGTTATTATATATAAAGTAACTAATAagaatatagatcatattatttattttaataattatatatatatatataattattttattatacaacatgtataagaattaaataaattttaaaaagataatataaactaaataaaaaaataaaataagctaTCGGATGATGAGAAAAGAATTCTAAAAATAGAGTTACCAAAGCAATGATCAAATGGTCAGAGAGGATGATCAACCATACTGAGACTGAGATACGGCCTAGACTTCTACGAGAGGTAGCAGTAGAGAATTTTTTGCAATGGGTGAAAGCCTGACAGAGCAATGAAGCATCCTTTTCCAGAAGTTACAGGGCTATTTTACTGAGTTTCTTAGAGAGAATTGTTTCATGCCGCTAGGTATTCTCTGCCTAGGATGAAATCAACaactgatttataaattttaacaaaACATATGGGATAGCTATTGGGTATAAAACAACTATCAACTACCCCAAAATGCTAAATCAAACACTACCTAAATCCGCTCTATATAGATTGGGTATTGAGTAAAAATACTTTATATGTCAACTACCCCAAAATGCTAAATCAAACACTGCCTAAATCCGCTCTATATAGATTGAGTATTAAGTAAAAATACTTTATATATGACTTGGATAATTCTCCTTCCACATGTGCCTTTTAGAGTGCAATTAGACCAAATTCATTTTATGAACATGGTATCAAAGCTATAACCAGTCTCAATGTTGGAGCCACATGTTCAATCTTAGTTATGAGAAGTCCAATATTGGACAAAACTGTGTGCTAAGTGCCTAAGTCCATTATTAGACAAAAATGATTCATATATGATATGGATAATTCACTTCTCACAATGGATTTTTTTCAGATGGAACTATCCCAAGTCCAATTTTACACACTAGATGTGGATGGAGCATTAATTTTACTCGATATGGGACCTCGGAGCTGATAAAGAGTTGATGGTAGACGGAGAGCTAGCAGGCTAGGAAAATATTATGGGTCGGATCATTTCCTACATATATCAGAAAGCGGCTGTATTTTGACATGCATTAATGCTTGAAATACAAATTGCACATTTATTTTGAGTATGAAACTCTTAACTGAAGCAAATCATAAGCTTTTATGATGGAAATTAATTATGTTCAAACACATTATTTCCTCTCTGGAGATGTGATGCCAATCAAGCATATAGTCCCATCCCTCTGCTTGAATTAGCTATAGTAAAACAATGTCGACTACCTCTCTTGGCATTTGATGTTGGGCGGTTGGCTGATCAAATGATGCACCTTCATCGTCATTAATTGATCCAATTTCTTCCATAGACTTGCATCCTTTCTTTATTATATAGAGTTCTTAGTCTCTCCATTTGAGATCAACCAGTACTTGATACCCTTTTTCTTCTGTTTTCATTTCCATTTAGCTGAAATGTGGCCTATGGGTATTTCTGCTATAGCCTTTGTTATGATATATATTGTTCACTGGAGTTATAAATGGAGGAATCCTCCATCTAATGGAAGCAGGCTCCATCCTGGTTCCATGGGGTTACCACCGATTGGAGAGACTATTCAGTTCTTCATTCCCAGCAAGTCTCTAGACATGCCTCCTTTTGTGAAGAACAGGATAAAAAAGTTAgcctaattaattaaaaaaataaagttaattaggAAATTAACTGTTCAATTTACTAATTTATGTGACTAATTACCTGCTGTAGATATGGACCAATGTTCAAAACGAGTTTGGCTGGTCGACCAGTATCATCAGATGCTGATTTCAAGTATTTCATTCTTCAACAAGAAGGAAAGTTGGTGGAGTTATGGTATCTGGATTCCTTTGCTGAGCTTCTTGGCCAAAATGGTTCTCTTAAAGAGGGTTTTTCTTGGATATATTCACAAGCACCTCAAGAAGTTGATTTCTGAACACTTTGGTCCTAAAAACCTTAAAGGCAAGCTCCTTCCTAAATTGGAAGATATGGTCAATCGTGCTTTGCATGATTGGACCATGTACGAATCTGTAGACGTCAAACATGCATGTTCCACAGTAAGCCAGTACTTCTGCATGAAAATCCTCGCTTAGTTCTGATTCATCGAGAACTCAAggcaaaacatatatataaactaAGCGAACATCTCTCAATTTGAACAAAATCTCAATCTCTAGACCCCACTTTCTCTGCTTTATGAACCAAGGGGGAAAAAAATTACTTCTTTACTGTCCCATTTTGacatcttttaattttttttatttctaaaaaatctttttatttatttttttttggccATTCAGATAATATTGGACTTCACTTCAAAGCTGCTGTTTGGTTATGAAGCTGAGAAACGTGGGGAAAGTCTAAGCGAAACATTTGCAAGCTTCATACAAGGGCTCTTTTCTTTTCCTCTGAATATACCTGGCACTGCCTGCCACAGACGCGTGCAGGTACAATTTAGGCTCATATACCCCTGAAAATCTTGAATATATACATTTCCTCCTTGATTAATTTATGCCAATGTCCACTTCTTCCTCCTTCAGAATCAGAAGAAAATCTTGAAGACCATAAGGGAGACAATGGAAGAGAGAAGAGCATCTCCTGCCAAAAGCAGCGAGGATTTCCTCGATCACGTCATGGAAGATATGAAAGCACAAAATTCGTTGACAGATGATCTGGTTACTTTTGTTATCTTTGCACTTCTGCTTGCCACTTCTGAGACTATCCCTTCCACTCTCACTTTGGCCATTAAGCTATTGACTAAGCATCCTCTTGTCATGCAAGAACTAGCGGTACTTGAGCCATTAACCAATATAATTTTAAAGCTT
Proteins encoded:
- the LOC110673545 gene encoding uncharacterized protein LOC110673545 encodes the protein MAASSFGTGPPPVFDGQNYQLWAVKMKTYLRGFDLWEVVETENCPPPLRANPTVTQLKHYAEESAKKYKSLSIIHAAVIETIFTRIMACDTSKEAWDRLQEEFQGSEKTKQMQVLNLRREYELLKMKESEPVKEYTDRLMKIVNRIRLLGEDLLEKRVIEKVLVSLPEKFESKISSLEDSKDSFEISLAELVNSLQAVEQRKAYRLEDINESALLASQKGIA